In Triticum urartu cultivar G1812 chromosome 6, Tu2.1, whole genome shotgun sequence, the following proteins share a genomic window:
- the LOC125512358 gene encoding E3 ubiquitin-protein ligase ATL4-like yields the protein MDSIPPPAPPYAGDPLAVTIPPPSLPPPPSSSLNLSPSLLIIAALLAFVFCASISIHFLLRCLSSRQTSSPAPTAVSRALGASSRSDAEAAAPSETPAAGPAAAAAAAAGGEVVDDEKERLIASLPLFTMASALAALPKSSPDCAVCLSPFVPDAELRLLPACRHAFHAACVDAWLRNTPSCPLCRAAISLPHPPLPTAAAAAQQEPLDARSSSNASRSFRVEIGSVSNRRSSAAGDDRRTYSLGSFDYRVDEEVEAVVARIARPAAAAAKSAVAGQRAAPQGPGEALAEAAGSRGWLREYVDRLASSASSLSGRWSARWSQSHHSHRQEDSWRWDPEAAAMAAPRPADEDEAGLMGLYRWIVGV from the coding sequence ATGGACTCCatcccgccgcccgcgccgccgtaCGCCGGGGACCCCCTCGCCGTCACCATCCCCCCGCCGTCAttgccgccgccgccttcctcctcgcTCAACCTCTCCCCGTCGCTCCTCATCATCGCCGCGCTCCTCGCCTTCGTCTTCTGCGCCTCCATCTCCATCCACTTCCTCCTCCGCTGCCTCTCCTCGCGCCAAACGTCCTCGCCGGCACCGACCGCTGTCTCCAGGGCGCTCGGCGCCTCCTCCCGCTCCGACGCCGAGGCGGCCGCCCCTTCGGAGACACCCGCGGCGGGcccggcggcagcggcagcggcagcggcagggGGCGAGGTGGTCGACGACGAGAAGGAGCGGCTGATCGCGTCGCTTCCGCTCTTCACCATGGCGTCGGCGCTGGCGGCGCTGCCCAAGAGCTCCCCCGACTGCGCCGTCTGCCTGTCGCCGTTCGTGCCCGACGCCGAGCTGCGGCTGCTCCCGGCGTGCCGCCACGCGTTCCACGCCGCCTGCGTCGACGCGTGGCTCCGCAACACGCCGTCCTGCCCGCTCTGCCGCGCCGCCATCTCGCTCCCGCACCCGCCTCttcccaccgccgccgccgccgcgcagcAGGAGCCGCTGGACGCGAGGAGCAGCAGCAACGCGTCCAGGAGCTTCCGCGTCGAGATCGGCAGCGTGAGCAACCGACGCTCGTCCGCCGCGGGGGACGACCGCCGCACATACTCCCTCGGCTCCTTCGACTACCGCGTGGACGAGGAGGTGGAGGCCGTGGTGGCGCGCATCGCGCgccccgcggcggcggcggccaagTCGGCGGTGGCCGGGCAGCGCGCCGCGCCGCAGGGCCCGGGCGAGGcgctggcggaggcggcggggtcgCGCGGGTGGCTCCGGGAGTACGTGGACCGGCTGGCCTCCTCGGCGTCGTCCCTCTCGGGGCGGTGGAGCGCGCGGTGGAGCCAGAGCCACCACAGCCACCGGCAGGAGGACTCGTGGCGGTGGGACCCCGAagcggcggccatggcggcgcCCCGTCCGGCGGACGAGGACGAGGCGGGCCTCATGGGCCTGTACCGCTGGATCGTAGGCGTATAA